A single window of Thermocladium sp. ECH_B DNA harbors:
- a CDS encoding MFS transporter, translated as MSVLRNHEFSFLSISFIISFSLQLMGAYLILWFYSIGLSFAEIGLITSIYMILTLPVDVLSSAFADKYGRLKIFSIGTLIYSLGLISLSILLSPIFVLLSYGIMGIGLGIYSNTLEAWIVDSLNSREKVPKIFSRQQIVNGISGFLGNILAGIFVLLYHRLNLPILIAGFIMLLSLPIALFSEDNKGEKIMASPARRIMKEGVKYALSKRPLLALLVSAIFTVFPLVAWMQFVSPYVVDVLGFPQKYWGFILSAYFLTVALGGYINEKLLKRVNHRLITIFSVFLLSLFVLMLSISNLILILLLLFGLSLIYPIRSSSIISWENELIPSNYRATMLSSFSFIIRIAYMLVPPLIGYLIGSYGYSFTYLVVGILSLVGVIPLVIAHEAKAL; from the coding sequence TATAATTTCATTTTCATTACAATTAATGGGTGCTTATTTAATACTATGGTTTTATAGTATAGGATTGTCTTTCGCTGAAATAGGTTTAATCACTTCAATATACATGATTTTGACATTACCAGTAGATGTGCTATCCTCTGCATTTGCAGATAAATATGGAAGGCTTAAAATTTTCTCAATAGGTACATTAATCTATAGTCTAGGATTAATTAGCTTATCAATCTTATTGTCGCCAATTTTTGTGCTTTTATCCTATGGAATAATGGGTATAGGGTTAGGTATTTACTCGAATACGTTAGAGGCGTGGATAGTTGACTCTTTGAATTCACGCGAAAAAGTACCTAAAATTTTTTCAAGGCAGCAGATAGTAAATGGCATTAGCGGATTTTTAGGAAATATACTTGCTGGTATTTTTGTGCTTTTATATCATAGGCTAAATTTGCCCATTCTAATAGCCGGATTCATAATGTTACTGAGTTTACCTATTGCATTATTTAGCGAAGATAATAAGGGAGAAAAGATAATGGCATCACCCGCCAGAAGGATTATGAAAGAAGGTGTAAAATACGCATTAAGTAAAAGGCCATTATTAGCATTATTGGTTTCCGCAATTTTTACGGTATTTCCGTTAGTGGCGTGGATGCAGTTCGTTTCACCGTATGTAGTTGACGTATTAGGATTTCCCCAGAAGTATTGGGGATTTATCTTGTCAGCCTATTTTTTAACGGTTGCTTTAGGAGGGTATATAAATGAAAAGCTATTGAAAAGGGTAAATCATAGGTTAATTACCATATTTTCAGTATTTTTATTATCGCTTTTCGTATTGATGCTCTCAATTAGTAACTTAATTCTGATACTATTACTTCTGTTTGGCTTGTCGTTAATTTATCCTATACGCTCATCAAGTATTATCTCTTGGGAGAATGAATTAATACCTAGCAATTATAGGGCTACTATGCTTTCCTCCTTTTCATTCATAATTAGGATAGCGTATATGTTGGTTCCTCCATTAATAGGATACTTAATTGGTTCTTATGGATACAGTTTTACATACTTAGTTGTAGGAATACTTTCGTTAGTAGGAGTTATACCATTGGTGATTGCACATGAAGCTAAAGCGCTCTAA
- a CDS encoding AbrB family transcriptional regulator, with protein sequence MEKTKVTRNFQITIPASIRKKINLKEGDIIEVYLDGDDIIIRKARSERPRIKLGKRLTLGNIEKAIELGESE encoded by the coding sequence ATGGAGAAGACAAAGGTAACTAGAAATTTTCAGATAACGATTCCAGCCTCAATAAGGAAAAAGATTAATCTAAAAGAGGGAGATATAATTGAGGTCTACTTAGACGGGGACGATATTATAATAAGAAAAGCGAGGAGTGAGAGGCCTAGGATTAAGCTTGGAAAGAGACTCACATTAGGGAACATAGAGAAAGCAATAGAACTAGGAGAAAGTGAATGA
- a CDS encoding propanediol utilization protein: protein MDSITSAISHYAVGIRYDDLPERVVHEAKRRLLDSLGVALASYSAEPVKAARSAALGFPGKASLLGTADQVSVEWATFVNALMIRYLDFNDTYLSKEPLHPSDMYGPAISVAEQEKVGGKDLITSVAIGYEVAVRMCDAGSLRLHGWDHVNYTGIGHVLVAGKLMGLNEEQMGHALSIQVISHASMRQTRVGELSHWKAATTANQARNAVFSAIVARSGMTGPDKPFEGEMGFIRQLLAGEFDPSPLKDIINMSKPSRILDTYIKPYPVEYHAQSAVEAAVEIRREAGPIEPDQVEYIKIETFKAGYDIIAKDPEKWDPKTKETADHSLMWATATALLKGDLWLGDYEASEIRNPKVLALLRKTKVSVEPELDKLYPRAIPNKVIVKLINGKEFERRIDHPRGHPMNPMTDEEVEAKFRKLTKSLLTEKQQAEVIGLAWKLDELATISKIIKAATI from the coding sequence ATGGACTCCATAACAAGCGCGATTTCTCATTATGCGGTGGGCATTAGGTATGATGATTTACCCGAGAGAGTGGTCCATGAAGCTAAGCGCAGGCTCCTGGATAGCTTGGGGGTGGCCTTAGCATCGTACTCTGCGGAGCCAGTGAAGGCGGCTCGATCGGCGGCGTTGGGGTTTCCAGGCAAGGCCTCGCTCCTCGGCACTGCGGACCAAGTTAGCGTGGAGTGGGCTACATTCGTTAATGCCCTCATGATAAGGTACTTGGACTTCAATGATACCTACCTCTCCAAGGAGCCCCTTCACCCCTCTGATATGTATGGCCCAGCGATCTCCGTGGCCGAGCAGGAGAAGGTTGGCGGTAAGGACTTGATAACCTCGGTTGCCATAGGGTATGAAGTGGCGGTTCGCATGTGCGATGCTGGATCCCTTAGGTTACATGGTTGGGACCATGTGAATTACACGGGCATTGGCCACGTCCTCGTGGCGGGCAAATTAATGGGGCTTAATGAGGAGCAAATGGGCCATGCATTATCTATACAAGTGATTTCCCATGCATCTATGAGGCAGACGCGTGTTGGGGAGTTGAGTCACTGGAAGGCAGCCACTACCGCTAATCAAGCTAGAAACGCTGTTTTCTCAGCCATAGTTGCTAGGTCTGGAATGACGGGTCCAGACAAGCCGTTTGAGGGCGAAATGGGCTTCATAAGGCAATTATTGGCGGGGGAATTCGATCCATCCCCCTTGAAGGACATAATTAACATGTCTAAGCCAAGCAGAATTCTGGATACTTACATAAAGCCCTATCCAGTGGAGTACCACGCTCAATCGGCGGTTGAGGCCGCCGTCGAGATAAGGAGGGAAGCGGGCCCCATAGAGCCGGATCAAGTGGAGTACATAAAGATAGAGACATTTAAGGCTGGATACGACATAATAGCTAAGGATCCGGAGAAGTGGGATCCCAAGACTAAGGAAACGGCTGATCACAGCTTAATGTGGGCCACGGCCACTGCCTTATTGAAGGGCGACCTCTGGCTCGGGGATTATGAGGCATCGGAGATAAGGAATCCCAAGGTTCTTGCCCTGCTTAGGAAGACTAAGGTCAGCGTGGAGCCGGAGCTAGACAAGTTATACCCGAGGGCGATACCGAATAAGGTTATAGTTAAGCTAATTAACGGCAAGGAATTCGAGAGGCGTATTGATCATCCGAGGGGGCACCCCATGAATCCCATGACGGATGAGGAGGTAGAGGCTAAGTTCAGAAAACTAACTAAGTCGCTTCTCACGGAGAAACAACAGGCAGAGGTAATCGGCCTTGCCTGGAAACTCGATGAATTAGCCACAATATCGAAGATCATTAAGGCAGCGACAATATGA
- a CDS encoding twitching motility protein PilT, whose translation MKAIIDTNVIIYDYIEDSEHHKEAEAILDSLDKWVIPVIVIHELVWFLKGMKLEGKLNDIMAYIQHKKTEITCDCGSNVNRAIEIIGKEKLPLSNHKDMMILSHAILENHPIATFDKKLSKIAKKYGVAVISRFT comes from the coding sequence ATGAAGGCTATAATTGATACTAATGTAATAATTTATGATTATATCGAGGATTCTGAGCATCATAAAGAAGCTGAGGCAATTCTAGATTCTCTAGATAAATGGGTTATTCCGGTAATTGTAATCCATGAACTAGTCTGGTTTTTGAAAGGAATGAAACTAGAGGGCAAATTAAATGATATAATGGCTTATATTCAACATAAAAAGACTGAAATAACTTGCGACTGTGGTAGTAACGTAAATAGAGCTATCGAAATAATAGGAAAAGAGAAACTACCTCTTTCAAATCACAAGGACATGATGATACTTTCACATGCGATTCTTGAAAACCACCCAATAGCCACTTTCGATAAGAAACTTTCTAAAATAGCGAAGAAATATGGAGTCGCCGTAATTTCTAGGTTTACTTAA